AAGCTAAAACGCCTGTTTTCATTCCGTTTTTGCGTTGATTTCATCAATTTAATCAGTTTATTTTCCGGCTTGCTCACAGGTGCCTTTCCTGGGAAATAATTTCTGTTTCCTTCTTTCCGTTTTTCCCTATCCCCCGCTTTTTATACCTTCGCAGCAGATTTATTCCGAACTGTATTCCTGTTAACGACAATAACAAATTCATTTTTAATATGATCAACCAGCAACTTATCAATCCACGCAGCATCGTAGTCATCGGTGGCTCAAACGACACAACCAAGCCGGGCGGAAAAGTTCTTAAAAACCTGTTGGAACACCATTTTTCAGGAGATGTTTATGTCACCAACCCGAAAGAAGATGAAATTCAGGGAATCAGGTGTTATAGAAATCCCGGCGATCTGCCCGACTGCGATCTGGCAATCCTTGCCATTGCCGCCAGATTCTGCCCCGAAACAGTTGAGTTGCTAGCCAGAAAGAAAAATACCCGCGCGTTTATCATTCTCTCGGCCGGTTTCCATGAGGAAAGCGAAGCGGGCGCCCTGCTGGAACAACAAATTGTTGATACCATCAACAGCGTGAACGGTTGCCTGATAGGGCCCAATTGCATTGGCGTGATGAATCATCATCATACTTCTGTATTTACAACACCTATACCTAAACTTGATCCGAAGGGCATAGATTTTATTTCGGGTTCGGGGGCTACCGCCGTTTTTATCATGGAGTCGGCAATGCCAAAGGGGCTTTCATTTTCCAGTGTATATTCAGTAGGAAACAGCGCGCAGATGGGCGTGGAGGAAGTACTTCAGTATCTTGATGAAAGTTTCGATCCGGAAACCAGCAGCAAGGTAAAACTGTTGTATGTTGAAAGCATCAATAAGCCTGACCTGCTGTTGAAGCATGCCTCCTCCCTGATCCGGAAGGGATGCCGGATTGCCGCCATCAAATCGGGCAGTTCTTCGGCTGGAAGCCGTGCAGCCTCATCCCATACCGGCGCATTGGCAAGCAGCGACTCAGCTGTAGATGCACTTTTCAGAAAAGCCGGCATCGTCAGGGTTTACGGCCGCGAAGAGTTGGCAGCCGTCGCCTCAGTATTTATGCATAAACCGCTTACCGGTAAGAATATTGCCATCATTACCCACGCTGGCGGCCCGGCGGTAATGCTCACCGACGCCCTTTCGAACAACGGCCTGGAGGTACCCCACATCGAGAGCCCGGAGCTGCTGGCTAAACTTCTTCCCGGCTCATCCGTAGCCAATCCCATCGACTTTCTGGCTACCGGTACTGCCGGAAATCTTGGTGATATCATCGATTTCTGTGACAATAAATTTGATAATATTGACGCTATGGCTGTCATCTTCGGCAGTCCGGGACTTACTGAAGTGTATGATGTATATAAACTCCTGGATGAAAAGATGAAAACCTGCCGGAAACCTATTTATCCGGTTCTGCCTTCAGTGATCAATGTAAAAAATGAAATTGAATATTTTCTTTCGTTGGGCAGGATAAACTTCCCTGATGAGGTTGTTTTCGGTAATGCTTTGGCTAAAGTTTACAATACGCCTGCTCCAGCGGCTCCTGCTGAACATCCGGCTGTTGATATCACCGCTATCCGCAGGGTGGTCGACGAAGCCAAATCCGGGTACCTGGCTCCTGACAAGGTACAGCAATTGCTGGATGCCGCCGGTATTCCCAGGGCTGGCGAAGCGGTTGTTACAAGCCGTGAGGAAGCCGTTGATGCGGCAGGAAAG
This sequence is a window from Lentimicrobium saccharophilum. Protein-coding genes within it:
- a CDS encoding acetate--CoA ligase family protein, with product MINQQLINPRSIVVIGGSNDTTKPGGKVLKNLLEHHFSGDVYVTNPKEDEIQGIRCYRNPGDLPDCDLAILAIAARFCPETVELLARKKNTRAFIILSAGFHEESEAGALLEQQIVDTINSVNGCLIGPNCIGVMNHHHTSVFTTPIPKLDPKGIDFISGSGATAVFIMESAMPKGLSFSSVYSVGNSAQMGVEEVLQYLDESFDPETSSKVKLLYVESINKPDLLLKHASSLIRKGCRIAAIKSGSSSAGSRAASSHTGALASSDSAVDALFRKAGIVRVYGREELAAVASVFMHKPLTGKNIAIITHAGGPAVMLTDALSNNGLEVPHIESPELLAKLLPGSSVANPIDFLATGTAGNLGDIIDFCDNKFDNIDAMAVIFGSPGLTEVYDVYKLLDEKMKTCRKPIYPVLPSVINVKNEIEYFLSLGRINFPDEVVFGNALAKVYNTPAPAAPAEHPAVDITAIRRVVDEAKSGYLAPDKVQQLLDAAGIPRAGEAVVTSREEAVDAAGKLGYPVVMKVVGPVHKSDVGGVVLNVKDAETASREFDRMINIKDTTAILLQPMLSGTQIFTGAKYEPKFGHMILCGLGGIFIEVLKDVQSSLSPVSAAEASEMIKSLKSYKIIQGVRGQEGVNETAFADAIVRLSALCEAAPEITEMDINPLLGNAKGVVAVDARIRIEK